In one window of Rhodanobacter sp. FDAARGOS 1247 DNA:
- the rplJ gene encoding 50S ribosomal protein L10, whose amino-acid sequence MALNLSQKKEVVAELADVASKAHSLVAAEYAGTTVAQMTAMRKKARESGVYLRVVKNTLASRAVAGTEFEVVKDVLVGPLLYAFSTEEPGAAGRLIQEFAKGNDKLKAKLVSVEGKLLPASHVDVLAALPTREQALAMLARVLAEPATMFARVVKAVADQQGGGEVAAEAPAEAEPA is encoded by the coding sequence ATGGCTCTCAATCTGTCACAGAAGAAAGAAGTAGTCGCCGAACTGGCAGACGTTGCTTCGAAGGCTCACTCCCTGGTTGCTGCCGAGTATGCGGGCACCACGGTCGCTCAGATGACCGCGATGCGCAAGAAGGCCCGCGAATCCGGTGTGTACTTGCGAGTTGTCAAGAACACGCTGGCGTCGCGCGCCGTGGCCGGTACCGAATTCGAGGTCGTCAAGGACGTCCTGGTCGGTCCGCTGCTGTACGCATTCTCGACCGAAGAGCCCGGCGCTGCCGGGCGTCTGATCCAGGAATTTGCCAAGGGCAACGACAAGCTGAAGGCGAAGCTCGTCTCGGTGGAAGGCAAGCTGCTGCCGGCGTCGCACGTCGACGTGCTGGCCGCGTTGCCGACCCGCGAACAGGCGCTGGCCATGCTGGCCCGCGTGCTGGCCGAACCGGCCACCATGTTCGCGCGCGTCGTCAAGGCCGTCGCCGATCAGCAGGGTGGTGGCGAAGTCGCCGCCGAAGCCCCGGCTGAAGCCGAACCCGCCTAA
- the nusG gene encoding transcription termination/antitermination protein NusG, with protein sequence MSKRWYVVHAYSGFENQVKRSLEERIKRAEMEERFGEVLVPTEEVIEMRGGQKRRSDRKFFPGYVLVQIETNTEGKSPRIDDECWHLIKETPKVMGFIGGTADRPLPIRDSEADAILSRVREGVEKPRPKVLFEPGEMVRVTEGPFNDFNGVVEEVNYEKSRLRVAVLIFGRSTPVELEFGQVEKA encoded by the coding sequence ATGAGCAAGCGCTGGTATGTGGTACACGCCTATTCGGGCTTCGAAAATCAGGTAAAGCGGTCGCTCGAGGAGCGCATCAAGCGCGCCGAGATGGAAGAGCGGTTCGGTGAGGTTCTGGTGCCGACCGAGGAAGTGATCGAGATGCGCGGCGGCCAGAAGCGCCGCAGCGATCGCAAGTTCTTCCCCGGCTACGTGCTGGTCCAGATCGAGACGAACACCGAAGGCAAGTCGCCGCGCATCGACGACGAGTGCTGGCACCTGATCAAGGAAACCCCCAAGGTGATGGGCTTCATCGGCGGTACTGCCGATCGTCCGTTGCCGATCCGGGACAGCGAGGCCGATGCCATCCTCAGCCGCGTGCGCGAAGGCGTCGAGAAGCCCAGGCCCAAGGTGTTGTTCGAGCCGGGCGAGATGGTGCGCGTCACCGAAGGCCCGTTCAACGATTTCAACGGCGTGGTCGAGGAAGTCAACTACGAGAAGAGTCGCCTGCGCGTCGCGGTGCTGATCTTCGGTCGCTCGACCCCCGTCGAACTGGAATTCGGTCAGGTCGAGAAAGCCTGA
- the rplL gene encoding 50S ribosomal protein L7/L12 has product MSLTNEQIVEAVAAKSLMEVMDLVKAIEEKFGVTAAAPVAVAGPAAAAPVAEAQTEFDVILKNAGAKKVDVIKAVRAITGLGLKEAKDLTEAGGVLKEAVSKEDAEKFKKDLEAAGATVELK; this is encoded by the coding sequence ATGTCCCTGACCAACGAACAGATCGTTGAAGCCGTCGCCGCCAAGTCGCTGATGGAAGTGATGGACCTGGTGAAGGCCATCGAAGAGAAGTTTGGCGTGACCGCCGCTGCCCCGGTTGCCGTGGCCGGCCCGGCCGCTGCTGCTCCGGTTGCCGAAGCGCAGACCGAGTTCGACGTGATCCTGAAGAACGCCGGCGCCAAGAAGGTCGACGTGATCAAGGCTGTCCGCGCGATCACCGGCCTGGGCCTGAAGGAAGCCAAGGACCTCACCGAGGCCGGCGGCGTCCTGAAGGAAGCCGTGTCCAAGGAAGACGCCGAGAAGTTCAAGAAGGACCTCGAAGCTGCCGGCGCTACCGTCGAATTGAAGTAA
- the rplA gene encoding 50S ribosomal protein L1: MAKLTKRMKAAKAAVQPGKFYGLEEALKIIKDNAKAKFAESVDVAVRLGIDAKKSDQGVRGSSLLPHGTGKTVKVAVFCPPGEKADAAKAAGADAVGMDDLAERMQAGDLDFGRVIATPDAMRVVGKLGQLLGPRGLMPNPKDGSVTADVATAVTNAKAGQVKFRNDKAGIIHATIGKASFDPAQLADNLNTLIGDVVKAKPSTAKGVFLQKVALSSTMGVGVAVDTSSLTLSAK; the protein is encoded by the coding sequence ATGGCAAAGCTCACGAAGCGCATGAAGGCGGCCAAGGCCGCGGTGCAGCCGGGCAAGTTCTACGGCCTGGAAGAAGCATTGAAGATCATCAAGGACAACGCCAAGGCGAAGTTCGCCGAGTCGGTGGACGTGGCCGTGCGTCTGGGCATCGACGCGAAGAAGTCGGACCAGGGCGTGCGTGGTTCCTCGCTGCTGCCGCACGGCACCGGCAAGACCGTCAAGGTCGCCGTGTTTTGCCCGCCGGGCGAGAAGGCCGATGCCGCCAAGGCCGCCGGTGCCGACGCCGTCGGCATGGACGACCTGGCCGAGCGCATGCAGGCCGGTGATCTCGACTTCGGTCGCGTGATCGCCACGCCGGACGCGATGCGGGTGGTCGGCAAGCTGGGCCAGCTGCTCGGCCCGCGCGGCCTGATGCCGAACCCGAAGGACGGCTCGGTCACCGCCGACGTCGCCACCGCGGTGACCAATGCCAAGGCCGGCCAGGTGAAGTTCCGCAACGACAAGGCGGGCATCATCCACGCCACCATCGGCAAGGCCAGCTTCGATCCGGCACAGCTGGCGGACAATCTGAACACGCTGATCGGCGACGTGGTCAAGGCCAAGCCGTCCACCGCCAAGGGCGTGTTCCTGCAGAAAGTGGCCTTGTCCAGCACGATGGGCGTCGGCGTTGCCGTCGATACCTCGTCGCTGACCCTGTCCGCCAAGTAA
- the rpoB gene encoding DNA-directed RNA polymerase subunit beta encodes MAYSFTEKKRIRKDFGKRPPVLGVPNLLTIQTDSYREFLQEHVAPKQRGEKGLHAALKSVFPISSYSGNAALEYVDYRLGEPAFDERECRNRGMTYGAPLRTTVRLVIYDKDSPASKKVVKYIKEQEVYMGEIPLMTDTGTFIINGTERVIVSQLHRSPGVFFDHDRGKTHSSGKLLFSARVIPYRGSWLDFEFDPKDALFTRIDRRRKLPVTVLLRALGYNNEEMLATFFEHNVFHLGKKGGTTLELVAERLRGETLSFDLAIGGKVLVEAGKRITARHVRQLAAENITALEVPDDYPVGRIVATDIVDAKTGELLASANDEITAEQMEAFRKAGIETVPTLYVNDLDRGAYISHTLRIDNTKTPLEALVEIYRMMRPGEPPTKDAAQNLFFNLFFTFDRYDLSAVGRMKFNRRVGRKEILGPGVLYDHKYFSERKEDESQRLVAEQGESSDILDVLKVLIDIKNGHGTVDDIDHLGNRRVRSVGEMAENTFRIGLVRVERAVRERLSLAEADGLTPQDLINAKPVAAAVKEFFGSSQLSQFMDQNNPLSEVTHKRRVSALGPGGLTRERAGFEVRDVHPTHYGRVCTIETPEGPNIGLINSLAVYARTNSYGFLETPYRKVAGGKVTDKVDYLSAIEEGDHVIAQANSPLDKHGAFIEDFVSCRFRGESELRPAAEVDYMDVSPMQTVSVAAALVPFLEHDDANRALMGANMQRQAVPTLRSQTPLVGTGIERAVARDSGVIVSAKRGGVIDQVDAARIVVRVNEEEVGDNDAGVDIYTLTKYTRSNQNTNLNQRPLVNVGDVVAKGDTLADGSSTDLGELALGQNMLIAFMPWNGYNFEDSILLSERVVQEDRYTSIHIEELSCIARDTKLGAEEITADIPNVGEQALARLDESGIVYIGAEVKAGDIMVGKVTPKGESQLTPEEKLLRAIFGEKASDVKDSSLRVPPGMDGTVIDVQVFTRDGIEKDKRARQIEETEVKRIRKDLDDQFRILEGAIYSRMRTQLLGKSAMSGPGGLKRGTEITDAYLDGLKKDDWFKINVKDEDVTEFLERAADQIKRHREEFDKRFKEKQGKITQGDDLAPGVLKMVKVFLAVKRRIQPGDKMAGRHGNKGVVSNVVPVEDMPYMANGEAVDICLNPLGVPSRMNIGQILEVHLGWAAKGLGKKIQKMLEAQEKVAKIREFLDQIYNTHVAGAVQHVDLKSLTDKEIFTLATNLQEGVPMATPVFDGAEETEIKAMLKLADLPESGQTTLYDGRTGEAFDRPVTVGYMHYLKLNHLVDDKMHARSTGPYSLVTQQPLGGKAQFGGQRFGEMEVWALEAYGAAYTLQEMLTVKSDDVQGRNQMYKNIVDGNHEMSAGMPESFNVLVKEIRSLAINIDLEEAK; translated from the coding sequence ATGGCCTACTCGTTTACCGAGAAGAAACGCATCCGCAAGGACTTTGGCAAGCGTCCGCCCGTACTGGGCGTGCCAAACCTGCTGACCATCCAGACTGATTCCTATCGGGAGTTCCTGCAGGAGCATGTTGCGCCGAAACAGCGTGGCGAGAAGGGTCTGCATGCCGCGTTGAAGTCGGTGTTCCCGATTTCCAGCTATTCGGGCAATGCCGCACTCGAGTATGTCGACTACCGCCTCGGCGAACCGGCGTTCGACGAGCGCGAGTGCCGCAACCGCGGCATGACCTACGGTGCGCCGCTGCGCACCACCGTGCGCCTGGTCATCTATGACAAGGACAGCCCGGCCTCGAAGAAGGTGGTCAAGTACATCAAGGAGCAGGAGGTCTACATGGGCGAGATTCCGCTCATGACCGACACCGGCACCTTCATCATCAACGGCACCGAGCGCGTGATCGTCTCGCAGCTGCATCGTTCGCCGGGCGTGTTCTTCGACCACGACCGCGGCAAGACGCACAGCTCGGGCAAGCTGCTGTTCTCCGCCCGCGTGATCCCCTACCGCGGTTCGTGGCTGGACTTCGAGTTCGACCCGAAGGACGCGCTGTTCACCCGCATCGACCGTCGCCGCAAGTTGCCGGTGACGGTGCTGCTGCGCGCGCTCGGCTACAACAACGAAGAAATGCTCGCCACGTTCTTCGAGCACAACGTGTTTCACCTGGGCAAGAAGGGCGGCACCACGCTGGAGCTCGTCGCCGAGCGCCTGCGCGGCGAAACGCTGTCCTTCGACCTGGCGATCGGCGGCAAGGTGCTGGTGGAAGCCGGCAAGCGCATCACCGCGCGCCACGTGCGTCAGCTGGCCGCGGAGAACATCACCGCGCTGGAAGTGCCGGATGACTACCCGGTCGGCCGTATCGTGGCCACCGACATCGTCGACGCCAAGACCGGCGAGCTGCTGGCCTCGGCCAACGACGAGATCACCGCCGAGCAGATGGAAGCGTTCCGCAAGGCCGGCATCGAGACCGTGCCGACGCTGTACGTCAACGACCTGGATCGCGGCGCCTACATCTCGCACACCCTGCGCATCGACAACACCAAGACGCCGCTGGAGGCGCTGGTGGAAATCTATCGCATGATGCGTCCGGGCGAGCCGCCGACCAAGGATGCCGCGCAGAACCTGTTCTTCAACCTGTTCTTCACCTTCGATCGCTACGACCTGTCGGCCGTGGGCCGGATGAAGTTCAACCGTCGCGTGGGCCGCAAGGAAATCCTCGGCCCGGGCGTGCTGTACGACCACAAGTACTTCAGCGAGCGCAAGGAAGACGAGTCGCAGCGCCTGGTCGCCGAGCAGGGCGAGAGCTCCGACATCCTCGACGTGCTGAAGGTGCTGATCGACATCAAGAACGGTCATGGCACCGTCGACGACATCGACCACCTGGGCAACCGCCGCGTGCGTTCGGTCGGCGAAATGGCCGAGAACACCTTCCGCATCGGCCTGGTCCGTGTGGAGCGTGCGGTGCGCGAGCGCCTGTCGCTGGCCGAGGCCGATGGCCTGACCCCGCAGGACCTGATCAACGCCAAGCCGGTGGCGGCCGCGGTGAAGGAGTTCTTCGGCTCCTCGCAGCTGTCCCAGTTCATGGACCAGAACAACCCGCTGTCGGAAGTCACCCACAAGCGCCGCGTGTCGGCACTTGGGCCGGGCGGCCTGACCCGTGAACGCGCCGGCTTCGAAGTGCGCGACGTGCATCCGACCCATTACGGCCGCGTCTGCACCATCGAAACGCCGGAAGGCCCGAACATCGGCCTGATCAACTCGCTGGCCGTGTATGCCCGCACCAATTCGTATGGCTTCCTCGAGACGCCGTACCGCAAGGTCGCGGGTGGCAAGGTGACCGACAAGGTCGACTACCTGTCGGCGATCGAGGAAGGCGATCACGTGATCGCCCAGGCAAACTCGCCGCTGGACAAGCACGGCGCCTTCATCGAGGACTTCGTGTCCTGCCGTTTCCGTGGCGAATCCGAGCTGCGTCCGGCCGCTGAAGTCGACTACATGGACGTCTCGCCGATGCAGACCGTGTCGGTCGCCGCAGCGCTGGTGCCGTTCCTGGAGCACGACGACGCGAACCGCGCGCTGATGGGCGCGAACATGCAGCGTCAGGCCGTGCCGACCCTGCGTTCGCAGACCCCGCTGGTGGGCACCGGCATCGAGCGCGCCGTGGCGCGTGACTCGGGCGTCATCGTCTCCGCCAAGCGCGGCGGCGTGATCGACCAGGTCGATGCGGCCCGTATCGTGGTGCGCGTCAACGAGGAAGAGGTCGGCGACAACGACGCCGGCGTCGACATCTACACGCTGACCAAGTACACCCGCTCCAACCAGAACACCAACCTGAACCAGCGTCCGCTGGTGAACGTGGGTGACGTGGTGGCGAAGGGCGACACGCTGGCCGACGGTTCGTCGACCGACCTGGGCGAGCTTGCGCTCGGCCAGAACATGCTGATCGCGTTCATGCCGTGGAACGGCTACAACTTCGAAGACTCGATCCTGCTGTCCGAGCGCGTCGTGCAGGAAGACCGCTACACCTCGATCCACATCGAGGAGCTGTCCTGCATCGCGCGTGACACCAAGCTGGGCGCCGAGGAAATCACCGCCGACATCCCGAACGTGGGCGAGCAGGCGCTGGCGCGTCTGGACGAGAGCGGCATCGTCTACATCGGTGCCGAGGTCAAGGCCGGTGACATCATGGTCGGCAAGGTCACGCCCAAGGGCGAAAGCCAGCTGACCCCGGAAGAGAAGCTGCTGCGCGCGATCTTCGGCGAGAAGGCGTCCGACGTGAAGGACAGCTCGCTGCGCGTGCCGCCGGGCATGGACGGCACCGTCATCGACGTGCAGGTCTTTACCCGCGACGGCATCGAGAAGGACAAGCGCGCCCGCCAGATCGAGGAGACCGAGGTCAAGCGGATCCGCAAGGATCTGGATGACCAGTTCCGCATCCTCGAGGGCGCGATCTACAGCCGCATGCGCACCCAGTTGCTCGGCAAGTCCGCGATGAGCGGCCCGGGTGGCCTGAAGCGTGGCACCGAGATCACCGACGCCTACCTGGACGGCCTGAAGAAGGACGACTGGTTCAAGATCAACGTCAAGGACGAGGACGTCACCGAGTTCCTCGAGCGTGCCGCCGACCAGATCAAGCGCCACCGGGAAGAGTTCGACAAGCGCTTCAAGGAGAAGCAGGGCAAGATCACCCAGGGCGACGACCTCGCGCCGGGCGTGCTGAAGATGGTCAAGGTGTTCCTGGCCGTGAAGCGCCGCATCCAGCCGGGCGACAAGATGGCCGGTCGCCACGGCAACAAGGGCGTGGTGTCGAACGTGGTGCCGGTGGAAGACATGCCGTACATGGCCAACGGCGAGGCGGTGGACATCTGCCTGAACCCGCTGGGCGTGCCGTCGCGCATGAACATCGGCCAGATTCTGGAAGTCCATCTGGGCTGGGCCGCCAAGGGCCTGGGCAAGAAGATCCAGAAGATGCTCGAAGCGCAGGAGAAGGTCGCCAAGATCCGCGAGTTCCTCGACCAGATCTACAACACCCACGTGGCCGGTGCCGTGCAGCACGTCGACCTGAAGTCGCTCACCGACAAGGAGATCTTCACGCTCGCCACCAACCTGCAGGAAGGCGTGCCGATGGCGACGCCGGTGTTCGATGGTGCCGAAGAGACCGAGATCAAGGCGATGCTGAAGCTGGCGGATCTGCCCGAGTCGGGCCAGACCACGCTGTACGACGGCCGCACCGGCGAGGCGTTCGATCGCCCGGTCACCGTGGGCTACATGCACTACCTGAAGCTCAACCACCTGGTTGACGACAAGATGCATGCGCGCTCCACCGGTCCGTACTCGCTGGTCACCCAGCAGCCGCTGGGCGGCAAGGCCCAGTTCGGCGGCCAGCGCTTCGGCGAAATGGAAGTCTGGGCGCTGGAAGCCTACGGCGCGGCTTACACCCTGCAGGAAATGCTGACGGTGAAATCCGACGACGTGCAGGGCCGCAACCAGATGTACAAGAACATCGTCGACGGCAACCACGAGATGTCCGCGGGCATGCCGGAGTCCTTCAACGTGCTGGTGAAGGAAATCCGCTCGCTCGCCATCAACATCGACCTGGAAGAGGCCAAGTGA
- the secE gene encoding preprotein translocase subunit SecE, producing the protein MNTKVEQPKGTNAADIGKLVLAVLVLAAGIFAYSWFGRDGSISSSVRLLGVLAALVVAMAIAAFTALGRRVRNFVAESQFEMRKVVWPTRDETIKTTGIIIVVVIVLSLLLGLIDLILKSVILDWLLKL; encoded by the coding sequence ATGAATACCAAGGTAGAACAGCCCAAGGGCACGAACGCCGCCGACATCGGCAAGCTGGTACTGGCGGTGCTGGTGCTGGCTGCCGGTATCTTTGCCTATTCCTGGTTCGGTCGGGACGGCAGCATTTCCTCGTCGGTGCGTCTGCTTGGCGTGCTCGCGGCGCTGGTCGTGGCGATGGCGATTGCGGCTTTTACCGCTCTGGGGCGGCGGGTTCGGAACTTCGTTGCCGAATCGCAGTTCGAGATGCGCAAGGTCGTTTGGCCGACCCGCGACGAGACGATCAAGACGACGGGCATCATCATCGTGGTGGTGATCGTCCTGTCGCTGCTGCTCGGTCTGATCGACCTGATCCTGAAGTCGGTCATTCTGGACTGGCTGCTGAAGCTGTAA
- the rplK gene encoding 50S ribosomal protein L11, which produces MAKKVVGYIKLQVKAGQANPSPPVGPALGQRGLNIMEFCKAFNAATQKLEPGLPIPCIITAYSDRSFTFITKTPPATILLKKITSTAKGSSKPNTDKVGKVTRKQLEDVAKQKEPDLTAADLDAAVRTIAGSARSMGLVVEG; this is translated from the coding sequence ATGGCAAAGAAAGTTGTCGGTTACATCAAGCTGCAGGTCAAGGCCGGTCAGGCCAACCCCTCGCCGCCGGTCGGTCCCGCCCTCGGTCAGCGCGGCCTGAACATCATGGAATTCTGCAAGGCCTTCAATGCCGCCACGCAGAAGCTGGAGCCGGGTCTGCCGATCCCGTGCATCATCACGGCGTATTCCGACCGCAGTTTCACCTTCATCACCAAGACCCCGCCGGCCACGATTCTTCTGAAGAAGATCACCAGCACCGCGAAGGGTTCGTCCAAGCCGAACACCGACAAAGTGGGCAAGGTCACCCGCAAGCAGCTGGAAGACGTGGCAAAGCAGAAGGAGCCGGATCTGACGGCTGCCGATCTCGACGCCGCGGTGCGCACCATTGCCGGTAGCGCCCGCAGCATGGGCCTTGTGGTGGAGGGTTAA